From a single Nymphaea colorata isolate Beijing-Zhang1983 chromosome 4, ASM883128v2, whole genome shotgun sequence genomic region:
- the LOC116253483 gene encoding auxin-responsive protein SAUR15-like, translated as MMEVTVRERFVKVCRTVCPPKYAKLESKEGGGQERKQEKKKKKCGGFGVAVRKGFTALYPGASRRQEAVQEDVPKGHLAVYVGEKGEQRFRFVVPVCHFNHPLFLGLLKESEEEYGFCQQGCITIPCQVSRFESVEQRIAADKFSGRLRSRSGRRRSRKRWNVQGLLGKK; from the coding sequence ATGATGGAAGTAACAGTTCGTGAAAGGTTTGTGAAGGTATGCAGAACAGTCTGTCCACCAAAGTACGCGAAGTTGGAGAGCAAAGAAGGAGGTGGGCAGGAGCGGaagcaggagaagaagaagaagaagtgcgGTGGCTTTGGCGTGGCCGTCAGGAAGGGCTTCACGGCCTTGTACCCCGGCGCTAGCCGCCGGCAGGAGGCGGTGCAGGAGGATGTCCCCAAGGGGCACCTGGCAGTCTACGTGGGCGAGAAGGGAGAGCAAAGATTCCGGTTCGTCGTCCCCGTCTGTCACTTCAACCACCCGCTCTTTCTCGGGTTGCTGAAAGAATCGGAGGAGGAGTATGGGTTCTGTCAGCAGGGGTGCATCACCATCCCCTGCCAGGTCTCCCGTTTCGAAAGCGTGGAGCAAAGAATTGCCGCCGATAAGTTTTCCGGCAGGTTGAGGAGCAGGTCGGGGAGGAGGAGGTCGAGGAAGAGGTGGAACGTCCAGGGACTGTTGGGGAAGAAATGA
- the LOC116253014 gene encoding probable trehalose-phosphate phosphatase F, giving the protein MDLKSNHTSPVLTDPAPLTKSRLGIHSLLYSPPATSFPSILCRSISKKKITPSKLDDALASGLLDSMKSSSPPRKFFAKDFSFEIAKLDGVDAAYHSWMLKHPSALSSFEKIADSANGKQIALFLDYDGTLSPIVNDPDRAFMSDAMRDAVKQVAKCFPTAIISGRSRDKVFEFVGLTELYYAGSHGMDIMCPSKHCPFVHIHPNCVRLTDNTGKEITLFQPASEFLPLIDEVFKVLIESTITIKGVKVENNKFCVSVHYRLVEEEKWSKVAQCVDDVLSHYPRLRLTHGRKVLEVRPVIKWDKGRAIEFLLDSFGLGNRSNVLPIYIGDDRTDEDAFKVLRKQGRGCGILVTSVPKETNAFYSLRDPDEVMHFLKNLVRWSKGARE; this is encoded by the exons ATGGACCTTAAATCAAACCATACTTCACCTGTTCTTACAGATCCTGCTCCATTAACCAAGTCAAGACTGGGCATTCACTCATTGCTTTATTCTCCACCAGCCACATCATTCCCTTCCATACTATGTCGGTCAATTTCGAAGAAGAAAATAACTCCGAGCAAACTTGATGATGCTCTTGCCAGTGGTTTGCTTGATTCAATGAAATCTTCCTCACCTCCAAGGAAATTTTTTGCTAAGGATTttagctttgaaattgcaaagtTGGATGGGGTTGATGCAGCATATCATTCATGGATG CTCAAACACCCATCAGCCTTGAGTTCGTTTGAGAAGATTGCAGACTCTGCCAATGGAAAGCAGATAGCTTTGTTTCTTGACTATGATGGGACATTGTCACCAATTGTTAATGACCCTGATCGTGCTTTTATGTCTGATGCA ATGCGTGATGCTGTAAAACAAGTAGCAAAGTGTTTTCCAACAGCAATAATTAGTGGAAGATCCCGTGATAAG GTATTTGAGTTTGTTGGATTGACTGAACTCTATTATGCTGGGAGTCATGGGATGGATATAATGTGTCCTTCTAAACATTGTCCATTTGTACATATTCATCCAAATTGTGTTAGGTTGACTGATAACACG GGAAAGGAAATTACTTTGTTCCAACCTGCTAGTGAATTTTTACCTCTGATTGATGAG GTTTTTAAGGTGCTTATTGAGAGCACAATAACAATTAAAGGTGTGAAGGTAGAGAATAATAAGTTTTGTGTGTCGGTACACTATCGGCTTGTGGAAGAAGAG AAATGGTCAAAAGTTGCACAATGTGTTGATGATGTACTAAGTCATTACCCTCGATTGAGACTAACCCATGGGCGAAAG GTTTTAGAGGTCCGTCCAGTGATCAAGTGGGATAAGGGAAGAGCAATTGAGTTTCTACTTGATTCATTTG GTCTTGGTAATCGCAGCAATGTGCTTCCTATATATATTGGAGACGATCGTACAGATGAAGATGCTTTCAAG GTTCTGCGCAAACAGGGTCGAGGTTGCGGCATTTTAGTGACATCTGTGCCCAAGGAAACGAATGCTTTTTACTCCTTGAGAGATCCGGATGAG GTGATGCATTTCCTCAAGAACTTGGTTCGCTGGAGTAAGGGAGCTCGTGAATGA
- the LOC116252979 gene encoding uncharacterized protein LOC116252979 has protein sequence MFASSSSAFFSVSPKHIQERSNRWSFLRARPSLSLRHQQQLPIFFITAAASSSANASSIEAAPITELDAVSAFSEIVPDTVIFDDFERFPPTAATVSSSLLLGITSLPDTKFKSAIETALADGQCYAKDDPKDRLGCFFNKALVNVGAELVKEVPGRVSTEVDARLAYDTHGIVRKVHELLKLYAEVEVPQDRLLFKIPSTWQGIEASRLLESEGIQTHLTFVYSFPQAAAAAQAGASVIQIFVGRLRDWARNHSTDPEIEAARGRGEDPGIALISKAYHYIHKHGYKSKLMAAAIRNKQDIFSILGVDYLIAPLKLLQSLKESEISPDEKYSFFRRLTPAVSKAFNFSEEELVNWDQLTFASAIGPAAEELLSAGVEGYINQTRRVEEFFDKIWPPPNV, from the exons ATGTTCGCGTCTTCCTCATCTGCGTTCTTCTCCGTCTCTCCAAAGCACATTCAG GAGAGAAGCAACCGATGGTCGTTCCTGCGGGCGAGACCCAGTCTCTCACTCAGGCATCAGCAGCAACTTCCTATTTTCTTCATCACAGCTGCCGCATCTTCGTCCGCCAATGCCTCTTCTATCGAAGCCG CACCGATTACCGAGCTTGACGCAGTCTCTGCGTTCAGTGAGATCGTCCCTGACACCGTTATCTTTGATGACTTCGAGAG GTTTCCACCAACAGCTGCCACGGTTAGCTCTTCCCTGCTATTAGGAATCACCAGCCTCCCGGATACCAAGTTTAAG AGTGCTATAGAAACAGCTCTTGCAGATGGACAATGTTATGCTAAGGATGACCCCAAGGATCGACTCGGTTGTTTCTTTAATAAG GCACTTGTCAATGTTGGGGCAGAACTTGTGAAAGAAGTGCCTGGCCGTGTGTCGACTGAGGTGGATGCTCGATTGGCTTATGATACACATGGAATTGTAAGGAAG GTACATGAACTGCTAAAATTGTATGCTGAGGTTGAAGTTCCTCAGGACCGTCTCTTGTTCAAGATTCCTTCAACATGGCAG GGTATTGAGGCCTCAAGATTGCTGGAATCTGAAGGAATACAGACACATCTTACATTTGTTTACAG CTTTCCTCAAGCAGCTGCTGCAGCTCAAGCTGGAGCTTCTGTAATTCAGATATTTGTTGGACGACTACGG GATTGGGCCCGCAATCATTCCACTGACCCTGAGATTGAAGCTGCTCGAGGGAGAGGTGAAGATCCTGGGATTGCATTG ATTTCCAAGGCATACCATTATATTCACAAGCATGGATACAAATCTAAATTGATGGCTGCTGCAATACGGAACAAGCAGGACATCTTCAGCATCTTGgg GGTGGACTACCTTATTGCCCCGTTGAAGTTACTACAGTCACTTAAGGAATCAGAAATCTCTCCTGATGAGAAATATTCATTTTTCAGGAGACTCACCCCAGCTGTTTCTAAGGCATTCAACTTCTCTGAGGAAGAG CTAGTCAACTGGGATCAACTGACGTTTGCATCTGCAATCGGACCTGCAGCTGAAGAACTTCTTAGTGCAGGTGTTGAAGGTTACATAAATCAAACAAGGCGTGTTGAGGAGTTTTTCGATAAGATATGGCCGCCCCCAAATGTTTAA